The following proteins are encoded in a genomic region of Macadamia integrifolia cultivar HAES 741 unplaced genomic scaffold, SCU_Mint_v3 scaffold275, whole genome shotgun sequence:
- the LOC122067187 gene encoding COBRA-like protein 2, translating into MERTQRRVSDNQEKPIFLPLRFMDLIPFSFFLLFLFSFSSPTDGYDPLDPEGNITIKWDILTSEQDKYEALMSIYNYQLFRHTETPGWRLSWDWVGDEVIWYMAGAEAIEQGNCSRVKAATTPPHTCEKTPIIVDLLPGTPYNMQTSNCCKGGVLTTMAQDPSNYGATFRMTVGLVTYNDSNLIMPMNFSIGLPGYTCSDANEVPASRFTQDGRRYTRALGTWNITCSYSQFRASKRPTCCVSLSAFYNETITTCPQCSCGCKGDPELKCIEHTESLLQLPSNKETNGQVVRCSKHMCPIRVHWHVKTSYTKYWRVKVTVENMNYLKNYSMWDLVIQHPNLRSIEQIFSFNYQPLNQYPVNDTGMFWGIKFYNDVLLQAGVAGNVQSEMILSKDPGIFTFREGWGFPRRVSFNGDECVMPPPDEYPRLPNGANSHSPQNKIHLMVVSLTVLLTVLIILS; encoded by the exons atgGAGAGAACTCAGAGAAGGGTCTCTGATAACCAAGAAAAACCCATCTTTCTTCCTTTGAGATTCATGGATTTGAtccccttttccttctttttattgtttctcTTCAGCTTTTCATCCCCTACAG ATGGGTATGATCCTTTAGACCCAGAAGGGAACATCACAATCAAATGGGACATCCTAACATCAGAACAAGACAAGTACGAg GCATTGATGTCCATATACAATTACCAATTGTTCAGACACACAGAAACGCCTGGTTGGAGGTTGAGCTGGGATTGGGTAGGGGATGAGGTCATATGGTACATGGCTGGTGCAGAGGCTATTGAACAAGGGAACTGTTCCAGGGTCAAAGCGGCCACCACCCCTCCCCACACTTGCGAGAAGACACCTATAATCGTAGATCTTCTTCCTGGAACACCTTACAATATGCAGACTAGTAATTGCTGTAAGGGAGGTGTTTTAACCACTATGGCACAAGATCCTTCTAACTATGGAGCTACTTTCCGAATGACTGTTGGTTTGGTCACCTACAATGATTCAAATCTAATAATGCCCATGAATTTCAGCATTGGCCTTCCGGGTTATACCTGTTCTGATGCTAATGAGGTCCCGGCGAGCAGATTCACACAGGATGGCCGTCGGTATACACGGGCTCTCG GAACATGGAATATAACATGTTCCTACTCTCAGTTCCGGGCATCAAAAAGGCCAACATGTTGTGTATCTTTATCTGCCTTCTACAATGAAACCATTACTACCTGTCCTCAGTGTAGCTGTGGTTGCAAGGGAGACCCGGAATTAAAATGCATCGA GCATACAGAGTCATTGTTGCAACTTCCATCAAATAAGGAGACTAATGGACAAGTAGTGAGATGTTCAAAACATATGTGTCCAATTAGGGTTCACTGGCATGTGAAAACAAGTTACACAAAGTACTGGAGGGTTAAGGTTACAGTGGAGAACATGAACTATCTTAAAAACTACAGCATGTGGGACTTGGTGATCCAGCACCCCAACTTGAGAAGCATAGAGCAGATTTTCAGCTTTAACTACCAACCTCTCAATCAGTATCCAGTCA ATGACACAGGAATGTTTTGGGGTATCAAATTTTATAATGATGTGTTACTGCAAGCAGGGGTTGCTGGAAATGTTCAGAGTGAGATGATATTAAGCAAGGATCCAGGAATTTTCACATTCAGGGAAGGGTGGGGATTCCCTCGGAGAGTCTCTTTTAACGGCGATGAATGCGTAATGCCTCCACCTGATGAATACCCTAGACTTCCCAATGGTGCAAACTCACATTCTCCTCAAAACAAAATACATCTTATGGTGGTTTCTTTGACAGTGTTGCTCACAGTACTGATCATTCTGAGTTAA